DNA sequence from the Campylobacter concisus genome:
CTAATACACTCAAAGCTAAAGTAGAGATAGTGTCGTATGAAAATGAGTAGGGGCAAATTTCAAAGCATGAGTTTTAAGACTATTCTTATATCTTATTTAGTATAATTTAATATACAAATAAAGACTTTCAAAATCTAAGACAATATTTTCTAGGGTTATAAGCCTTCGGCACATTCTAACGCAAGATCCTAAATTTAACATACCATGAACTTGATATCTTGAAGCACGACACTTAAAAAGGAATACCGAAAATTCTCTTCTATTTAATTTTATACATTTTTAATATTCAGTTAAGATTAATTTTTATCTACAATCAAAGAAGTATAGTTTCCAAAATAGTTTTAACGCTATACATACAATTATTGGAGTATATTCTTATTGACTGGCATACAATAAATAGCCATTATATCAAAAAACCTTCTTTTATAGCATTCTCATAAAGATCATATAAAATAATAGCTTGCTTTATAGAAGGAAGTCCTATGCTTCCATTTACCACTTTTGCCAATATATCCATTTGCTTCATAGATATTTGGAGTCTTATTTCATCTTTTTCATAATATTTTAAAATCTTGTCCCAATCTTTAAATTTAACGACAAACGATTGAACTTCTATATTGTCATCAAGTTTCTTGTCTTTTCTTGCTTCTTTTTTTATATACTTTTCTTCTTCTGCACTACTTAATATCTCATCATCAAATTCTAAACTCAATTCCATATCTTTTATACTATCCCAGCATAACTTCTTTTTACACCATTGGCCTATATTTGCATTGCCTTCCGGCGGGTTAGTTATGTTAGTATATATTTTGCTAGCAACTATAGAGATTATATTCTCTAAATTATTAGATATTTTTTGTTCATCCCATATTTTAGAAAAATTTAAAAATAATCTATTTTTTTCTAAATAATACGATAAGTACGATAGGGTATAGGCTACGCATTGTGCCCTATAACCACCATTGTACCAAGTGGCGTAAGAAACAAGTTTTTCAACTTGTTTAAACATTATAATTCTAGATACTGCTTCTTTAAAATAGTTGCTCGTTATACAAAGCTCATCTTTTTCTAACATTTGAGTAATATGTTTTGCAAAAGCCATAAAGCTATATTGTGCGCCTTTTGATACAATATCCGGCGATTGTAGCCAAGCGATTTCGCTTTTAGCTAAAAATGTTTTATCTATAAGTTGTGACTTGGGGTTTTCTATTTGAAATTTCTTTTTATCTGTGCCACTTAAATATGCTTGTTCATTTAAGTATTCGCCCCTTACCCTCTCATAAAACCAATGAGTTCTTACTTGTATTCCATCAACAGCTGGTGCCAAATTTCTTCTTGAGCATTCTTTGAAATCTTTATGGAAAGGACTATTTGAAAAAAAATCTGATTGATTTATCTTGTTTTGGGTATTTGCGTATTCGCTAACTTTTGAGACAAATTCATCTTGTTTTTCGGCGTCAGCAACTACAGATAGTTTCATCTGAACATAAATTTTTGATACGTCTAGCTTTGAATTTTTACTTGAAGCATATATGGCCGATACGGTCTGGCCTCCATTGACAATCTGAAAATTTGATATTTTTATAATTTTGCCATCTTGCAAAATAACATCATTAGCTGTTGCAGTTATGCCATTATTGTATGCGAAAAACATCTCTGGCTTATATTCTATAGTGTTTCGCAACCCCTTATTGACGTTGCCTCTAAATTGCAAAAAAGTTCTGACGTTTTGTTCTAAAAGTCTAGAGCCAAATGTATCATAAATTTCAACTATTGTCCTGCCATCTATTACGCTTAAATAAGATCTGTAGTCTTTCGCCGGCGTGTCTACTACAAGCGCCGGTAAATCAACCTCAACGTCAAAGTTGTTTTTTGAGTTATTTATAGTATAAATTTTATATAAAAACTCAATATCTATGATGCGATATTCCGCATCAATGCCAGATAATACTTTATTTGGGATACTTGCTAAATTTTTAGTAATTTTTCCGTCTGTTATAATAATAAGGCGGATTTTTTTAATTTCATTTTTAATTAAATACGAATATATATTATAGGCCATTGAGTAATGCTCAAAACCCTCCTCCATAATATCATAAAGTTTTTGGAAACTCCTTAAAAGGAAATTTTCCAGCTTTTTAAATTTTGATTCTATCTGCGCTTTTATGAGAGTTTGTATATCATCACTTTGAAAAAAACAATGCACTAGAAGGCTAAGCTTACCACGCTCTACATCAAAGTCATATCCACTTACTTCCATATCTCTTTTATTGTATTCAGCAATCATGTAGTCTTGCGATAGCTCTCCTTCGTCAACAAGAGAGTCACAGACCGACTCAAAAAATGCTTCTTGTTTGCTTATACCTCGGCTTTGGGCTTGACTCACGATATCCTGCATAAAATCTTGATGAAAGTCATCTAAACTAACCATTTTTTGCCTTTAAAGTTTTATTCTCTCCAACAAAAATTCATTGCATTTTAATAAATCTACCGTATATTTTACGTTATGAATTCTGGAATCTATGTCTATGGAAGTAATTTTTGGAAATTTATTATCTACATTAAAAAATAAAATTTTATCTATTTTAAATTTTAATAGTTCTACTTGAAAATTTGATTTATAGCCATACGAAAAAAGCTTTTTATAAAATGATTCTATGTCGGCGACCTTCACTTCTATACTCTTTATGATGTCCTCAACACTAAGTCCTTGCGAATTTATAGATAAAGAGTATACTGCGAGATATAATTTTTCTTTAGTTGTATAAAGTTGATAAGCAGATGAAATTGTAACATGTGGCGATTTTGAAGCTTTATACGTTTTAATCTCAACAGCGCAGTCATTAAATAAAAAGTCTTGTTTATCAAAATCTGCCCCAACCCAAGAACTTAATGCCTCTTCAAAACCAACTTGTTTAGCTGCAATATTATTTAAAAAACTAAGTTCACCAAATAGCCCCATTTGCCTTTCTATTCCAAAATCATCATCATTTGAAATAAAAAATTTTTTCCATTTTAGGAGTCTTGTTTCTATATTGTCTAAAACATTTTCATTATTATTGCAAGTATTTAAAAGAGAAATAATATCGTTGCAAACCAATACAAATAGTTGCCAATTGGAATTATCGTTTAGTGCTATATAAAATTTGGTAGCATCTTTAAAATCTTTTCTTAGTGTATTTAAACCAATAAATTTTATACTCTTTTTACTAGTTTTTATACAAAAATCTAGTTCAATGCCAAAAGTATATCTTCCATCCAAATCCACTATCCAAAAAATATCATATCTATTGTCACCATTAACCCTTCTTCTGGTATTGTTTTTCATATCATTCCAAGGATTAATCATCTTGCTCTTCTAATTCTTCAAATTCCAAAAGCATCTCTTCTTGATATACCTTATTGATTAAATATTTAATAGTTTGAGAGCTACTATAAACACCATCATTAGGAAAACAAACGCCATAGGCTGGCAATATATCGCAGCCAAATCCGATTTGATTATTTTTGGTGTCTAATATATGCAACATTAAAATTGGATTTTTTAAATTTTTTCTTAAAAATGAAGGCCTATCGCCTCTTTTTTCTTTCTTGCTTTGTTCGTAAATTTTGTCATCTAACAATGCTTTTTCCGGATCTTCTGCCGATAGTTTTCTATTCCCAAGTTCTATGTAATCACCCTTGTCTTGCAATTTTGAGCGCTCTTCCATATTTATCCCAAATTTTTCTAAAAACATACCCTTTCCGCCATAAAGAACAACATCCCACATTGTATTCTTATCTTCCAGATACGTCCTTATAAAATCTAAATGCATATGTGCTTTTATAACATTAAAGCTATCTATAAAATTTAATATTTTCATTTTATCTATATTTTTATATATAGTGGCACTTCCTTTTTTACTACCTCTATTAAGTGATTCTATAAACTTTTTTAAAATATTTAAATTATTATCGTGTAGTTGTGGGTTTTTAGCAAATCTTACGGTTTCTATTAGCTTTCCACTTAAATCCAATGAAATACATTTTTCTTCTGCGTTTTTCATCTTATTTTTGGCTGTAATTTGTAATCGACTATTTGGATCTTGTCTGACAGCTAATCCAAAATTATAAGGAGTTAGACCATCTTCCGCCATCTCTTTAAATTTATACATAAGCTCATTTGTAGCCTCAATAATAAATCTAAAATAGTTTTGAATCTTTTCTGGCATATAAATTTTAAACAAATCCTCATAACCTTGTCTGTACCCGAACCATCTACCCATCTGCATAAGCGTATCATAGAATATGGTACTTCTTATAAAATAACTAACACTGAGTCCTTCTAGAGTAAAGCCACGTGACAGGCTAAGTCCTCCGACTGCAATGACATTTACTCTTTCACCGGTATTGTAATTAAGTGGCTTCTTGCTCTTTTGATGAACCTCTATTACTAGAATACTAGTTGCTATTTAGGATAATTTTTTTGAAATCTCCAACCATGAAAATTCTATATCAAATTTTGTTTCAAAAATATCCTTTAAGTTTAATATCAATCTACTTTGCTCTACGCAATTTGGCAGTAAAATAAAAGCATTAATATCATTTTTTAATACTTTTAAATATTCATCTATCAGGCTAGCAATTTTTTCATGCACATCAGAAAAACGACTAATATTAACAAGCATACTATTATGCTTAATTTGACCCCTTAAATCCCTTGTTGCCACATTTAGTATAAATACATTTATAGCCTCGTATAGACTTTGTGGCAATTCGGATATAAGGTGATCTTTTTTATGGTTTAAAGGAATTTTTTCATCATAATCATTAATATCTATTAAATACCTATCAGGATTATCTATAAAAATTTTTTCAGCACCGAAATAATTAGTTGGTGCATCAAGAGCATATATAAAATCTCTTGGAAATAAATCTTTAGAAATCTGCTCATTCATGTTTTTAATTTTTACACTTTGCTCATCTTCTATTGTATGATCTATAAAAATATTTGCATAAGGGGTGGCAGTATATGCAACATAGGAGCTTTTTTCAAAAAGTTCCAAAAGAGCCCTTAGCTCTTTATTTATGGTAGTTGGATCGTCTTCCTCTTTTGTGTTTATGGAAGCGTAGTCAGACTCGTCATCTATCAATAACATGGCATGTTTTGAAATTTTATTATTATAATGAGACTTGATCCATCTTATGACATTGGAAAGAGTGATTGCGTTTTTCTTTATAACCAAAAGTACGGGCGTATTTATATTGTCAAAATTTATACCTTGTGAGTTTTTATGTGCATCTCTTGTATTAAAATCGCTTATTTCCGTAGTCAAGCTAATGGGTTGCATTCTATTTGCATTAGGCAAATCATCAAGTCCAACCCCGACTATTTTTGAGTCATTTTTACCAACAAAAGCCTCATTTATACGAATTCGAGTCTGGTTTCTAAGATTGTTTTTATCTCCAGCAACAATAACTATAAATTTATAACCAATATCGGCAGCCTTACATATCAATGAAGCATAATTTGAAGTTTTGCCAGATTGAACATGCCCTACAACCATACCGTATACACTAAATTCATTCTCTCTTGGATCTCCAATTTGATTCATTATCATATCAGTATCATCATCTACAGTTTTAATGACTTGCGGAGGCAAGAAGTTTTTATAAAATTTTTCCAATCTATCCCAGTAAAAATTACTATTATTGGCTTTTGTGTTTATGCTATACCAAGACGTATTGCGTCGTTTTTGTTCATCGCCTTTTATTACTAAGCCCGTACTCATTCTTACATTAAAATATTTCTCTAAGTCGTCTTTTAGTTTTTCATAATCATTATCTGAAAAATCGCCGTCTTGGTTAAATATATCAACTTTAATGTCGGACTTAATAAATCTTTTTACTCGAGATATTTCGTTGTCAATATCTTCCTCTTGTAAAACCTCATTCTGTTTAGAGTACTTGTTGGTCAAACTACTTTTTGAAAAATTAAAAACTTCTTCATAAAAACTACATTCCATCCAACGGCTCCTTATATTTTTTAAAAATCTCTATTTTTTTAATTTCATCTTCGCTAAGTCCTATATTTTTTAGATATTCCAGTATTTTAACCGCTTCTGTATTTGAAATAATATCCTCTTGCCTAAAATTATGTGGATTTTGCTGGACCTGTACCTGTATAGCTTCTAATGGTATGCATGCCTCAAGTGATTTTAGGTATAGCTGAAATAGTTCTCTTGTTTGCAAATCCAATAAATCTAATAATTTTTGATGCATTGGATTTTCTTTATTTATTGCAAAATAAATTTTACTATCTTCGCAAACTAAATCCCAAAATCTAGTAACATTTTTGTCATTTATTTTACGACCACGAGTAGAAAAGGGCTTTACCCCATCTTTTATGGAGTATAGAGCAACTCTTTTGAGCTCTTCTTTCAAGCCAGCAACTGGATTTGCGATAGACTTTTTTACATCAATATTCCACAACTCGTCTTGATCGTTTGAAATTTCAATCTTTATGCGAACAAGCTTTGTCGCATCGCTAGATTTTAGAGTTCCCCACCATTTACCATAGACAAGTAATCTGTGGGCTCTATAAAGATAGAAACCTTGAGATTTTATATAGCCACCTCTTCCGCCATATTTTTCCCATTCCGATGAAGTCACTTTTGAATGATGTGGTAAGATAAATGGGGTAATTTTTATTTCTTTTTCGTTGTATTTAATTATTTCTGTAAATTTTATAAAGGTTGCATCATGTGTTGGATTAAACGGATTAAAAGGTATTAACGGATTATTATTGATGGATATTTTTATTTTTCTTGCGCCGTCAGCACCCTCTAAAAATTGATGAAAAACCAAAGACAAATGCTCTCTTAGTATTTCTAAACATTCTGAAATTTGCTCGATTTTGTCCATATCTTCCCATATGACAAGAGTAGAATTATCGTTTTTATAAAAATCTTTAAAAATTTCAAGATTTTTATACTCACTCAACTCAGGCGTCAAAAGTAGCCATTTATCGCTTTTAGAGATATAGTCTAAATCCCATTGCTTAATATTTATCTGATTACATTTCTTTGATATAACGGTAAGTTTTTTGCATTGAGAAAATGAAGCCATTTTAAGACCTAAACCAAATTTACCAAGAGCTATATCGTTTCTTCTCTCGTCTGGATTTTTCGAAGATAGTCTCATGGCTTCTACTAGCTCATCTTCATTCATTCCCACACCATTATCTAGAATGCAAAAAAACGGTTCAGGATGTTGTATGGCATAAATTTTTATATCATTTGCACTGGCAGATATGCTGTTATCGATAATATCAGCAACTGCCACTTCAAAAGTATATCCTATATCACGAAGTGATTTGATAAAATTTGCAACATTTGGATTAATTTCTATCGGATCCATCCAACACCGCTACAATCTCTTTTGCAATTTTTTCAACCATTGGCACAACAACAGAATTTCCAGCCTGCTTATACAACTGTGCTCTTGATATGTTTGATGGGAGTATAAAGTCTCTTGAAAAGCCTTGTAAATTAAAGCATTCTTTTGGGGTTAATCTTCTTATTACACCATCATCTAATATAATTGGTATATTGTGTCCACCTGCACCCATATTTGCAGTTAGAGTAGGGCACACATTTGATTTATTAGGGCGAACATAATAGCGTCTATACTGATAAACAATATTTTCATCCACTACACTCTCTATCACTTTACGGTGAATTTTATTATTTTTGTCGTTATATATATCAGTCAAGGTAACGCACGAGTTATCTAGAAAGAATTTTATACTTTTTGGTTTCTTATTTGTTTCCTTAGGAATTTTAAACTTGCTAGATAGTAGATTGGCTTGTTCCATTTCTTTTATATTTTCTTTTATAGGTTTTTCAAATAAATAGTCGTCTTCATCCTTAAAGCCTACAATATAAATTCTTTCCCTTCCCTGTGGTATATCTGTATACTTTGCAGCGTTTAATATAAATGGTATAAAAGAATATCCAGCTCTTTTTATCTCATTTCTAATGGTTTTAAAAGTTTCACCGTTATTATGAGAAGCTATGGTTTTAACATTCTCTAAAAAAAAGGCTTTCGGCCTTAATTCTTTTAGTAATCTTGATACTTCAAAAAAAAGCTTACCACGTTCATCTTCAAACCCTCTGCCATGTCCAGCAAGTGAAAAGGGCTGACAAGGAAAACCTGCTGTTAATATATCTATATCACTTAAATTTTTACCATTTAACTTTTTAACATCTCCTTCAATGAGATTGGTACTGACGTGATTCAATCGGTAAGTTTTACAAGCATCTTTATCAATTTCATTTGCCCATACAACATTACAATTTGAATTTTTAAATGCTTGGCACACACCACCAACTCCAGCAAATAAACTTCCTACTCTGTAAGTCACAAAAAACCTTTTTAATTTTTATGAATTATATAACAATACTTATAAAATATAAAAGCATTTGGTTTTAGGGTAGTTGGTCTCAAATTCAACTTCTTTTCCTTAAGTGCTGTGCCACATGATATTGTTTTGCGTATAGTTTGCATTTTTATCCTTTATTTAATACCTAAAATAATACTAAATAAGATATAATAATAGTCTTAAAACTCATGCTTTAAAATTTACTCCTATTCATTATCATACGATACCATCTCTATTTTAGCCTTTAGTGTGTTTGCATTAATAGGCTTGGCATAAGTGTTTAGTAAAATTTTATACTGCTTTTCATGTCCTACTATCTGGGCTATAAGGTTAGCTTCTACCTCGCGCTGCACTAGATAGTCTATAAAGTAGTGTCTAAAAGAGTAGAAGGTCTTTTTAGAGTCTTTGTCTATAAACTTTCTTTGAATCTGGCTTCTAAAAATTTCAGAGAAGTCCTTGTTGCTTACCTTAAATATATTTCCGTTTTTCTTACTATTAACATATTCTAACAGACCTAGATCTATGAGCTTACTATGAATAGGCACAAATCTAATGCTATTTTTAGTCTTGGTGGTTTTACCATCGTTTGTATTTATATTAAAGCAGTAAATTCCATCTTTTAAGGCTATATCTTCCTTATGAAGCTGTGTGATCTCTTTTATCCTCATGCCACTATATGCAGCTATCATTGTGACGTAGTAGAGCTCACTAGCCTCTATCCTTGTGCTTGGCGATTTTCCACTTTGTTTGATGTTAGTTACTATGTCAAAGATTTTCCTAGCTTCTGATACATCGTATGGAAGCACTGCTCTCTCGCTAGGGTCTACGTCTATCTTGACGTTCATTTTTGCAGTTATGCTTCTGCTTATATAGCCACTATCAAAGCAGTAATTAAAAAACTGAATAACCCTTATCATGTATTTTTGGATAGTAACTTCAGAGAGCTTGTCGTCTTTTTCGCTTAGTTTAAGTATTTGAGATAAACTTTTATCTTTGTACTTACTCTTTTGAGCTAGCTTGGTTGGAATTTTATAGAGTAGGTCTCTAAATTCAAGCAAATTATCTCTTGTGATCTTATGAACTGGCGTATCTTCGTTAAAGTATAAAAACAAGAGCTTTTTTACGCCAGTAACTAGTCTTTGTGTATCTAGTAACTTTTGGTGTTTGTTTCAATTATATGAAATATACCAAGTAAAATAAAAGAATGTATAGACAAAGGTGAACTAGATATAGTATTAGGTGATTATGAGAGCGTTACCGCAAGAGATACCGGAGCACTAGGTACGCTATTTGGCGGAACGGCTATAGCTTCAAAGACGGGCAAGATGGCTAAAATGGTAAAAGATGCAGGTAACGAAGCTATATTAGAGGTAGCAACAAGGCTATCTACATATACAGTAGTAGATACTGTTAAAATCTCCGGTAAAGAATATGTTAAAATTGGTTTTAATCATGTTACTGGTAATCCTATTGTAAGAGAGGTACGAAAAGTGAGTAAAGTGAGTGATGATTTTGCTAAAAATGACTTTGTAACATTTGGTAATAGATACGAGTTAGGAAATAATGGTTTAATGCCAATAGGTAAGAACTCTTTAAATAAAAGCAATATCAAATTGAATGAAAGTCCTAAATTTCATGATGCAAAGAGTCTAGAAGAAATAATATCTATTGGAGAAAGAAAATTTAGTGATTTTATAAATAGCTATGCTCCGTCTGGCTTACCTGAAGCTACGATTGCTGGTGGTATAGGCTGAGTCATGAGTGATCCGAGTGAACAGATAAAAGATAGTTATTTCGCATTAAAATCTAGGATTGGAGATTTTATAAACTATATACAATCAGATCAGGATAAATAAGATGTTTAAACGCATAGGCTGGTCTTTTTTATAGGATTTATGTGCTTGCTTGATTGCATATCTATGCTAATACATAAAAATGTAAAAATAGGCGAGAAGTTTTTTAAATTCGATGATGCTGGTAATTTATATCTTTTGCCAGCTTTTAGTTTTTTATTTTTGGGTATATATAGCTTTTGGATGGCTTTTAGAAAAGAGCCACCAGTCGTACAAAGACTAGAGGGCATGTGGTGCCCTGATTGCACGAAATTTTATAATATAGGCGAAACTACATGTGAAGTGTGTGGACAAGAGCTACTAAAGTAGTATAACACGCACTATGAAAAAAGACCGAAACCAAAAACCGAGCCGCTGTTTAGATCAAAACCTAGAAATAAAAAGCGAAAGTTAAAGAGGTAAATTTATCGTTTAGCTCCTGTGGTAGCAATATAAAGAAAATAGGGTGGAAAAAGAAAAGCCAAATTTAAAATATATGTGGTGAAAAATGTAGAGAATTCTATCCGCTAGGTAGCAAGGAATGCAAACAATGCGATAGAAATTTAAAAAAGTACTATGTTAAGAATAAAGACAAAAATAAATACCTTAAAGATGAAAAAGATAGTGAAAAAACAAATGGAGAAATTTTATAATGCGGATATTTGCATTTACTGTACTTTGGGATTTGATGATGTTTGTGGTTGGAAAATAAAATATGTTTAAACGCATGGGTGGTTTTTTATAAAAAAGATGAATCTAATAAAAATAGCCAAGATAAAGCAGGCGCAAGCTACTCTGGACTAAGGTCAATAAACTACTCAAATCAAAGAAATTTAAGCTACGTACTATCTAAAAAACCTAGCGACTCTAGGTAACGGAAACATAGAGATAGCAGATAAAGAGAACTCCGATGATCTAGATAGGTTAAATAGGGATACCGCCAAACTAACGAAGGATCTAGCGGGTACCGGTATAAGCTCAAATGTAGATGCTAGTATAGATGCCAGGATGTTTAGTAAAGATGGTAGGAAAGAGATAGCAAAAGAAGTCAAGCAAATTGAAGATGGAGCTATACGGTTAATCTTTAATATGGTTTATAAAGATGAGGTACGCGAAGCAAAACAAAGTTTAAATAAAATTGCAAAAAAACTAGAAGCACTAAAAGAATCAGATATTATTAAGTATAATGAAGTAGTAAGTGCTTTAAATGAGTATTCAAGGGGTAGAGAACAAAAAAGGTAAAAATGGAGAACAAGATTTCGCTCCACTGATTGCTATTCCTGTAGCATTAGCATGGTTTGCTACTTATCTTAACGCACCAGATAAAGATGATGAATTAAAAAATGGAATACCGACTGAAAGTCAAGTAGTTGCGACTGTAGTAGGTGGTGGTGCAGCAAATTTGGCAGCCAAAGGATTATCTAAAGCTGTATTAAAAGAAACAGCAACCACTAACGTAAAAACTGGTGCAATAGGAACTGTAGTAGATGGCACTATTTAAGTTGTAACGGAAGCAAAAGATAAAGCTATGCAAAAGTAAACTTTAAAGATCAAAGCTTTTTGGAGATAGGAAGTACCATGGTGGATAATATAAACAATATTAAATTTAGTGATTTTACATTGGATTATAATAGTTTATTGTATTCAGGCATAGCAACTGCTACAACCGCGCCTAGGTTTTTTGATACTTTAAAAAAATATAATAACTTAAGAGGTACTAAAAAACATTGGAAGATCAGTTAAAAAACACAAAAATCTAAAAGTAGAATAGAGAAACTGACAAATAGGATTGACGAACATGAAAAGGCTGCAAGGAGTAATATTATATTTCAAGGAACAAATAGTGTAGTAAGAGCCACTATAAAATATAGCCTTTTAAAAGAAATGAGTGAAGATGAATAGTTTTATTAGCAGAATAATTGACATTGGTTTTATGCCAAACGCTACATGGCTGTATTGGCTGGTATTTGACACTGTAGGATTACTATTTTTGAAGATGCTGATAGAGGATGTTATTTTAAGTTTATGCTATCTTAAATTTAGGACAAGGGGTAATATCCAGTCTATTTTATATATCTTGTTTGACCTAGCAATTATATTCTTGATCGCTTTTTTGTTTTATAGGCTATATTTTAGTATCACTGGAGTAGAGGACATTTTATCTCTTATAGCAAATTTCTCACTCTTTCTTGTTGTTGTGGTTTGCTTTTATACTATTTTTGGGACAATTAGGCATTTGGTAAAACCACAAAACAATACCAAAGAGGCCAAGCCAAAATTCTTTAGAATGCCTCGTTCAAAAAGGCGCAAGGAAAATTTGAAAAAATAGTTCTAAAAATAGAAATGATCATAAGAGTAAATAAACAATAATGGCCAATACTCCAAAAGGAGGAAAATTAGGTAGCGACGGTATATTAAGACATAACGGCAAAGAGTATGTAGCTCATAGTATGGATATAACGGGAAATAAAGTGATATATCAACAATTAGGTAAAATAATAAACCGGTAGAGGTTTATAAAATTACTAACGATAAAGGTTATTTAGTGACAGCTTCTAAACCAAAGCTCTCTGC
Encoded proteins:
- a CDS encoding AIPR family protein, with protein sequence MVSLDDFHQDFMQDIVSQAQSRGISKQEAFFESVCDSLVDEGELSQDYMIAEYNKRDMEVSGYDFDVERGKLSLLVHCFFQSDDIQTLIKAQIESKFKKLENFLLRSFQKLYDIMEEGFEHYSMAYNIYSYLIKNEIKKIRLIIITDGKITKNLASIPNKVLSGIDAEYRIIDIEFLYKIYTINNSKNNFDVEVDLPALVVDTPAKDYRSYLSVIDGRTIVEIYDTFGSRLLEQNVRTFLQFRGNVNKGLRNTIEYKPEMFFAYNNGITATANDVILQDGKIIKISNFQIVNGGQTVSAIYASSKNSKLDVSKIYVQMKLSVVADAEKQDEFVSKVSEYANTQNKINQSDFFSNSPFHKDFKECSRRNLAPAVDGIQVRTHWFYERVRGEYLNEQAYLSGTDKKKFQIENPKSQLIDKTFLAKSEIAWLQSPDIVSKGAQYSFMAFAKHITQMLEKDELCITSNYFKEAVSRIIMFKQVEKLVSYATWYNGGYRAQCVAYTLSYLSYYLEKNRLFLNFSKIWDEQKISNNLENIISIVASKIYTNITNPPEGNANIGQWCKKKLCWDSIKDMELSLEFDDEILSSAEEEKYIKKEARKDKKLDDNIEVQSFVVKFKDWDKILKYYEKDEIRLQISMKQMDILAKVVNGSIGLPSIKQAIILYDLYENAIKEGFLI
- a CDS encoding PD-(D/E)XK motif protein, whose amino-acid sequence is MINPWNDMKNNTRRRVNGDNRYDIFWIVDLDGRYTFGIELDFCIKTSKKSIKFIGLNTLRKDFKDATKFYIALNDNSNWQLFVLVCNDIISLLNTCNNNENVLDNIETRLLKWKKFFISNDDDFGIERQMGLFGELSFLNNIAAKQVGFEEALSSWVGADFDKQDFLFNDCAVEIKTYKASKSPHVTISSAYQLYTTKEKLYLAVYSLSINSQGLSVEDIIKSIEVKVADIESFYKKLFSYGYKSNFQVELLKFKIDKILFFNVDNKFPKITSIDIDSRIHNVKYTVDLLKCNEFLLERIKL
- a CDS encoding ATP-binding protein — its product is MDPIEINPNVANFIKSLRDIGYTFEVAVADIIDNSISASANDIKIYAIQHPEPFFCILDNGVGMNEDELVEAMRLSSKNPDERRNDIALGKFGLGLKMASFSQCKKLTVISKKCNQINIKQWDLDYISKSDKWLLLTPELSEYKNLEIFKDFYKNDNSTLVIWEDMDKIEQISECLEILREHLSLVFHQFLEGADGARKIKISINNNPLIPFNPFNPTHDATFIKFTEIIKYNEKEIKITPFILPHHSKVTSSEWEKYGGRGGYIKSQGFYLYRAHRLLVYGKWWGTLKSSDATKLVRIKIEISNDQDELWNIDVKKSIANPVAGLKEELKRVALYSIKDGVKPFSTRGRKINDKNVTRFWDLVCEDSKIYFAINKENPMHQKLLDLLDLQTRELFQLYLKSLEACIPLEAIQVQVQQNPHNFRQEDIISNTEAVKILEYLKNIGLSEDEIKKIEIFKKYKEPLDGM
- a CDS encoding DNA cytosine methyltransferase, with the protein product MTYRVGSLFAGVGGVCQAFKNSNCNVVWANEIDKDACKTYRLNHVSTNLIEGDVKKLNGKNLSDIDILTAGFPCQPFSLAGHGRGFEDERGKLFFEVSRLLKELRPKAFFLENVKTIASHNNGETFKTIRNEIKRAGYSFIPFILNAAKYTDIPQGRERIYIVGFKDEDDYLFEKPIKENIKEMEQANLLSSKFKIPKETNKKPKSIKFFLDNSCVTLTDIYNDKNNKIHRKVIESVVDENIVYQYRRYYVRPNKSNVCPTLTANMGAGGHNIPIILDDGVIRRLTPKECFNLQGFSRDFILPSNISRAQLYKQAGNSVVVPMVEKIAKEIVAVLDGSDRN
- a CDS encoding site-specific integrase, producing MNVKIDVDPSERAVLPYDVSEARKIFDIVTNIKQSGKSPSTRIEASELYYVTMIAAYSGMRIKEITQLHKEDIALKDGIYCFNINTNDGKTTKTKNSIRFVPIHSKLIDLGLLEYVNSKKNGNIFKVSNKDFSEIFRSQIQRKFIDKDSKKTFYSFRHYFIDYLVQREVEANLIAQIVGHEKQYKILLNTYAKPINANTLKAKIEMVSYDNE